Genomic window (Streptomyces sp. TG1A-60):
ACGTTGCGTGAGCCAGTGCGACAATTCCGAAGCCGACAGCGGCCCGTGTTGTCCATCCAGCCCGACCGATGAGATGTGGTGGATCATCCAGCCGTGCGAGTGTGACCTGCGAAAAGACGGCGGGGCGCGCAAGTGCGGGGACCGGTTGGCGCTCGACTCGGCCTTTTGTGTGCCGTGCTGGGACTGCCAGGGGCGGATACTCCCGCGATTTGATGTCCCGGGACGCGGTCCACTGCTGGTTCACCAGGTGGCGCTGGGACGGCACGCGGGACCGCGTCCACGATGAGCTCAGCTCCGGGTCCGGATCGGATGCCATTCCGAGCCGTCGGCCGCCGTGATCGACGCCCGGTACGAACGGGCTGACGGCGACCTCAGAGGCCATGATCAGGGTGGCGGTGATCCGTCTCGTGCTCGTCCGGCTCGCCGCGCGGCCATCGCGGTGGAGCCATCAATCCCACCGCAAGACCACCCGGGACAAGACTGTCGAGACCCTCGTCCCGGCGTAGTCACCGGCTACCCGACAGGCCCTGAGCAGGGTCGTGCCCCGCTTACAGTGGTGTCGTGTCCTCAGGAAACGCCGTCGTCGCGCGCAACGTGCGCCTTCTCAGAGAGCAGCGGGGTCTGTCCCTGGCCAGTTTGGCCCGGAAGGCGGGCCTGGCCAAACAGACGTTGTCCAACCTGGAACAGGGCACCGGCAACCCCACCGTGGACACGTTGTTCTCGATCGCGACGGCGCTGGGGGTGCCGGTTACCAGGCTGGTCGCCGAGCGCGAGCAGGTGATGACCGTTCAGCGCGGCGTTGACGTCGTCTGGAAGGAGCACGAGGGGTTCGAGACCCGGGCCTTGGACCATGTGTACGGCTCCGGCATCATCGAGAACTACTTGGTACGCATCGGCCCTGACCGGGACGGC
Coding sequences:
- a CDS encoding XRE family transcriptional regulator, coding for MSSGNAVVARNVRLLREQRGLSLASLARKAGLAKQTLSNLEQGTGNPTVDTLFSIATALGVPVTRLVAEREQVMTVQRGVDVVWKEHEGFETRALDHVYGSGIIENYLVRIGPDRDGTGKPTEPHPVGTLEHLYVISGRVRVGPADGPVELATGDFVRYPGDRPHVYQSLEGESLVHIVVSVPRVQPGTGGTNTARTHGDGAH